The Xenopus laevis strain J_2021 chromosome 5L, Xenopus_laevis_v10.1, whole genome shotgun sequence genome has a segment encoding these proteins:
- the LOC108716393 gene encoding taste receptor type 2 member 39 — translation MLSLLLTAMKILCLAEFTVGILLNGFIVAANAISWLEMKHIDSIDLILTSLGLSRLGLLIMWVIHIRSEVYEHVGIMEVLSVFFAYCSLWFGTVLCVFYCVKITNYNHRFFFYVKLRISKMIPWLLFVSVTISFICSLPFEWIMNDAMFPYNSTNGTSGTNMAAVLYIPFITYSAGNVVPFFLFCVAITLLIRSLWKHTRHMAGGETGFGNSQLQAHYNAIKCMMSFMLLYIVFLSSSMFLALPMVLKNNLLLMLCFFIAGSYPSLHSPILILSSRKLRRALCCFLSYTSTFTSELSPCQ, via the coding sequence ATGTTATCCCTACTTCTGACtgcaatgaaaatattatgtttgGCTGAGTTTACGGTGGGAATCCTTCTCAATGGTTTCATCGTGGCGGCCAATGCTATTTCATGGTTGGAAATGAAGCATATTGACTCTATTGACCTGATTCTGACAAGCTTGGGGCTTTCTAGACTTGGTCTTCTGATAATGTGGGTGATCCATATCCGGTCAGAAGTATATGAGCATGTAGGGATAATGGAAGtactttctgtgttttttgcctATTGCAGCCTctggtttggaacagttctgtGTGTTTTCTACTGTGTGAAGATCACCAACTATAACCATCGCTTCTTCTTCTATGTGAAACTGAGGATCTCCAAGATGATTCCCTGGCTGTTATTTGTATCAGTGACAATCTCTTTCATTTGCAGCCTGCCCTTTGAATGGATTATGAATGACGCTATGTTCCCATATAATTCCACAAATGGCACTTCTGGGACAAACATGGCCGCTGTCTTGTACATCCCATTTATCACTTATTCGGCTGgaaatgttgtgccatttttcCTATTCTGTGTTGCCATTACTCTTCTAATCAGGTCCCTGTGGAAACACACGAGGCACATGGCTGGGGGTGAGACTGGATTTGGGAACTCTCAGCTTCAGGCTCATTACAATGCAATTAAATGCATGATGTcttttatgttattatatattgtcTTTTTGTCATCCTCTATGTTCCTGGCTCTACCAATGGTGCTGAAGAATAATTTATTGCTAATGTTATGCTTTTTTATTGCTGGTTCTTACCCGAGCCTTCACTCTCCTATTCTCATACTGAGCAGCAGAAAACTCAGACGGGCTCTTTGCTGTTTTCTTTCTTACACAAGTACATTTACTTCAGAATTATCCCCCTGCCAGTAA
- the LOC108716289 gene encoding taste receptor type 2 member 9: MAVFGYVHLHGRQFFCTETRWRISVSAISCNVHCFKGASWGTMDFPLKISLLILLWIETVLGILLNAFIVAMAVIRWLESNNLQMIDFMLANVGMSRVALLISWEFIYPYVPTNTALLGVTAIFLSLWSLWSATILCVFYCVKICHYQHWFFMYLKLNMCKLVQGLFLVSVASSLIFSLTFKWLVYTNLISNSTNSTAQGSIIVEVNNANQFLLILTGFSVPLFIFCVAVTILIRSLWTHARNMAGADFINPQLQAHLSAVKNMISFLFFYIVFFGVVVVASIPSLVDDTVLQLVFNILCCSYPLLHSLILVLNHRRLREALYWCFHCKFKTHSTHRNAS; the protein is encoded by the coding sequence ATGGCTGTATTTGGTTATGTTCATTTGCATGGCAGACAGTTTTTCTGTACAGAGACGAGGTGGAGGATATCAGTCTCGGCCATTTCATGCAATGTTCATTGTTTTAAGGGTGCCTCCTGGGGAACAATGGATTTTCCACTGAAGATATCGCTATTGATTCTGCTGTGGATTGAGActgtactgggaattcttctcaATGCTTTCATTGTGGCCATGGCCGTCATTCGGTGGCTTGAATCTAACAATCTACAAATGATTGACTTCATGCTGGCCAATGTGGGTATGTCCAGAGTGGCTCTGCTGATATCATGGGAGTTCATCTACCCCTATGTACCCACCAATACAGCCCTGTTAGGGGTGACTGCAATATTTCTCAGTTTGTGGAGCCTCTGGAGTGCTACAATTCTGTGCGTATTCTATTGTGTGAAGATCTGTCATTATCAGCATTGGTTCTTCATGTATCTCAAGCTGAATATGTGCAAGTTGGTTCAGGGCTTGTTCTTGGTGTCGGTTGCAAGTTCTTTGATATTCAGCCTAACCTTCAAATGGCTTGTGTACACAAATCTCATCAGCAACTCTACCAACTCTACTGCGCAGGGAAGTATCATCGTCGAGGTCAATAATGCCAACCAGTTCTTGCTCATCCTGACCGGATTCTCTGTGCCGCTCTTCATATTCTGTGTGGCAGTTACTATTCTGATCAGATCCCTGTGGACACACGCTAGGAATATGGCCGGTGCAGATTTTATCAACCCTCAGCTTCAGGCACATTTGAGTGCAGTTAAAAACAtgatttctttcttgtttttctaTATCGTTTTTTTTGGAGTGGTTGTTGTAGCGAGTATACCCTCACTGGTGGATGATACTGTGTTGCAGCTGGTCTTTAACATTCTTTGTTGTTCCTACCCACTGCTACACTCTCTCATTTTGGTACTGAACCACAGAAGGCTCAGAGAAGCTCTTTATTGGTGTTTCCATTGTAAGTTTAAAACCCATTCCACACATAGAAATGCATCTTAG